One Microlunatus soli genomic window carries:
- a CDS encoding Type 1 glutamine amidotransferase-like domain-containing protein, which yields MSGAVYLGGGGSASDEAAVWDEMLDGVRSLLYWPVALSGTMLTGAEQWLRAGLAGRPTITVTTWMDLSEHAGDPLSAFDLIFVGGGNTFDLHHRLSTAGLESSLRSFLGNGGRYYGGSAGAVLAGRSIGIAAGIDDDRIGAADHSALGLIGADLLPHYSPDWLGHARDWSVRHPDRLLIGIPEAGGIGCVMEDPTERVRAIGPDPVRLFRRGEMIGEVAAGEDFALTVQ from the coding sequence ATGTCCGGTGCGGTGTATCTGGGTGGTGGCGGCTCGGCGAGCGATGAGGCAGCGGTCTGGGACGAGATGCTGGACGGGGTCCGATCGCTGCTGTACTGGCCGGTCGCGCTGTCCGGGACGATGTTGACCGGTGCCGAGCAATGGTTGCGTGCCGGACTTGCCGGCAGGCCGACGATCACGGTCACCACCTGGATGGATCTGTCGGAACACGCCGGCGACCCACTGTCAGCTTTCGACCTGATCTTCGTCGGCGGTGGCAACACCTTCGATCTGCACCATCGACTCAGCACAGCGGGACTCGAGTCGTCGTTGCGCAGCTTCCTGGGCAACGGCGGCCGCTACTACGGCGGCAGCGCCGGCGCGGTCCTCGCCGGGAGAAGCATCGGGATCGCCGCCGGCATCGACGACGACCGGATCGGCGCCGCCGATCACTCCGCTCTGGGACTGATCGGCGCGGATCTGCTGCCGCACTATTCACCGGACTGGTTGGGTCACGCCCGGGACTGGAGCGTCCGGCATCCGGATCGGCTGCTGATCGGGATCCCCGAGGCCGGCGGGATCGGTTGCGTGATGGAAGATCCGACGGAGCGGGTCCGGGCGATCGGTCCGGATCCGGTGCGGCTGTTCCGCCGCGGCGAGATGATCGGGGAGGTCGCCGCCGGCGAGGACTTCGCGCTCACCGTGCAGTAG
- the cobF gene encoding precorrin-6A synthase (deacetylating): MITALVIGIGTGNPDHLTGEAIGALNRADLFLVADKGPAKQDLALLRTEICRRFIDDDHYAIVEVPDPERGPDAERGNSEYRAGVERWHAERARRYAAAIADSVGDHGTVGFLVLGDPALYDSTIKIVRSIEAHTDLDVELEVVPGISSLALLAARHKITLNRVGYPVHVTTGRRLVEEYRPELGDVAVMLDGSLHCADLLADHPDLVIYWGAQLGLEDEVLISGRLTDVIDRIRAARTAARDRRGWVMDIYLLRPGVAAKSARPGAEVTP; the protein is encoded by the coding sequence ATGATCACCGCACTGGTGATCGGGATCGGGACGGGGAACCCCGATCACCTCACCGGTGAAGCGATCGGGGCGCTGAATCGCGCCGACCTGTTCCTGGTCGCCGACAAGGGACCCGCGAAGCAGGATCTGGCGCTGTTGCGCACCGAGATCTGTCGCCGGTTCATCGATGATGATCATTACGCGATCGTCGAGGTGCCCGACCCGGAGCGAGGACCCGATGCCGAACGGGGCAACTCGGAGTACCGCGCCGGGGTCGAGCGCTGGCATGCCGAACGAGCCCGGCGGTACGCAGCCGCGATCGCCGATTCCGTCGGTGATCACGGGACGGTCGGTTTCCTCGTGCTCGGCGACCCGGCGTTGTACGACAGCACGATCAAGATCGTCCGATCGATCGAAGCACACACCGATCTGGACGTCGAGCTGGAGGTCGTGCCCGGGATCAGCAGCCTGGCGCTGCTGGCGGCTCGGCACAAGATCACCCTGAACAGAGTGGGCTACCCGGTGCATGTCACCACCGGACGCCGGCTCGTCGAGGAATACCGTCCCGAGCTCGGAGACGTCGCGGTGATGCTGGACGGTTCGCTGCACTGCGCCGACCTGCTGGCCGATCATCCGGACCTGGTCATCTATTGGGGAGCCCAGCTCGGACTCGAGGACGAGGTCCTGATCTCCGGACGGCTGACCGACGTCATCGACCGGATCAGGGCAGCCCGAACCGCCGCCCGGGACCGGCGCGGCTGGGTGATGGACATCTACCTGCTCCGTCCGGGAGTCGCTGCGAAATCGGCTCGACCGGGTGCCGAGGTGACGCCATAG
- a CDS encoding cobyric acid synthase: MTGSAVRRRGLVVAGTSSDAGKSLVVAGLCRVLARRGIAVAPFKSQNMSNNSMVCADGSEIGRAQYLQAQAAGVPAESAMNPVLLKPGSDRRSHVVLRGKPYGTLEAGQYATGRQQLATAAYQAFEDLSERYETIICEGAGSPAEINLRAGDYVNLGLARRFELPMVIVGDIDRGGVLASLYGTVMLLDADDRAVIKAYLINKFRGDQSVLDPGLQMITERTGVPCAGVLPWLPDLWLDSEDTLEVGSVRRSADPDTALRVAVVRLPRISNATDVDALAAEPGVDVTVTTDPGAIAGADLVVLPGSRSTVSDLRWLRERGIAATLADRARREAPVLGICGGFQMMARSIDDPIESGVGSVEGLGLLPVTVDFVADKTLGRPTGQWHGHPVRAYEIHHGVARIDGAEGFLDGCRSGQVWGTMWHGTLENDAFRRGWLAEVAAAAGSRWQPDPDAAGFADRRETMINSLAAALDDHADIDLILDLAGVA; the protein is encoded by the coding sequence ATGACCGGTAGCGCAGTACGCCGTCGCGGGCTGGTGGTCGCCGGCACGTCGTCGGACGCGGGCAAGTCGCTGGTCGTTGCCGGACTCTGCCGGGTGCTGGCCCGGCGCGGTATCGCGGTGGCGCCGTTCAAGTCCCAGAACATGTCGAACAACTCGATGGTCTGCGCCGACGGTTCGGAGATCGGTCGGGCGCAGTATCTGCAGGCCCAGGCGGCCGGGGTGCCCGCGGAGTCGGCGATGAACCCGGTGCTGCTGAAGCCCGGTTCGGACCGCCGCTCGCATGTGGTGTTGCGCGGCAAGCCGTACGGGACGCTGGAAGCCGGGCAGTATGCGACCGGCCGCCAGCAGTTGGCTACCGCGGCCTACCAGGCGTTCGAAGACCTCTCCGAACGCTACGAGACGATCATCTGCGAGGGCGCCGGATCGCCCGCCGAGATCAACCTGCGGGCCGGGGACTACGTCAATCTCGGTCTTGCGCGGCGGTTCGAGTTGCCGATGGTGATCGTCGGCGACATCGACCGCGGTGGGGTGCTCGCCTCGCTCTACGGGACGGTGATGTTGCTCGACGCCGACGATCGGGCCGTGATCAAGGCCTACCTGATCAACAAGTTCCGCGGAGATCAATCGGTGTTGGATCCCGGGCTGCAGATGATCACCGAACGGACCGGTGTGCCGTGCGCCGGAGTGTTGCCCTGGCTGCCCGACCTATGGCTGGATTCCGAAGACACCCTGGAGGTCGGATCGGTGCGCCGGTCGGCCGATCCGGACACGGCGCTGCGGGTTGCGGTGGTCCGGCTGCCGCGAATCTCCAACGCCACCGACGTCGACGCGCTGGCCGCCGAACCGGGGGTCGACGTGACCGTGACCACCGACCCGGGGGCGATCGCCGGTGCCGACCTCGTCGTCCTGCCCGGTTCCCGATCGACGGTCTCCGATCTTCGCTGGTTGCGTGAGCGAGGCATCGCGGCGACGTTGGCGGACCGGGCCCGACGGGAGGCGCCGGTGCTCGGGATCTGCGGCGGCTTCCAGATGATGGCCCGGTCGATCGACGACCCGATCGAATCCGGCGTCGGATCCGTCGAAGGACTCGGGCTGTTGCCGGTCACGGTCGATTTCGTCGCCGACAAGACCCTCGGCCGGCCGACCGGACAGTGGCACGGGCACCCCGTCCGGGCCTACGAGATCCATCATGGCGTCGCCCGGATCGACGGTGCGGAAGGATTCCTGGACGGCTGTCGCTCCGGTCAGGTGTGGGGAACGATGTGGCACGGGACCTTGGAGAACGACGCCTTCCGCCGCGGCTGGCTGGCCGAGGTCGCCGCAGCAGCGGGCTCGCGGTGGCAACCGGACCCGGACGCCGCCGGTTTCGCCGATCGTCGGGAGACCATGATCAACAGCCTGGCGGCTGCACTGGACGACCATGCCGACATCGATCTGATCCTCGACCTGGCAGGTGTTGCATGA